Proteins co-encoded in one Arachis hypogaea cultivar Tifrunner chromosome 13, arahy.Tifrunner.gnm2.J5K5, whole genome shotgun sequence genomic window:
- the LOC112792328 gene encoding polygalacturonase inhibitor 2 — MHINMNMGITMKQLLVLAITTCVLTFPALAADKCNPQDKAALLRIKSQLGNPSDLSTWNASTDCCGGWKGVSCDTDTQTYRVNNLDLTGITLQKATPIPPSIGDLPSLNFLTLSQITNLAGTIPNTLTKLTKLRYLYISHTSVSGTIPDFLSSIKTLVTLDFSYNKLSGALPASLSSLPNLVGITFDGNSLSGQIPSSYGSFSSQFTSMTLSQNKLSGVIPTSLSNLNLAIVDLSGNSLVGDASVLFGAKKNTQKIALAKNGFAFDIGKVGFSSNLNTLDLRNNGISGTLPQSLTQLKFLKRFNVSYNSLCGQIPQGGNLQRFDAYAYAGNKCLCGSPLPSC; from the coding sequence ATGCACATTAACATGAACATGGGAATCACCATGAAGCAGCTACTAGTCTTAGCCATAACCACATGTGTGCTCACATTTCCGGCGCTCGCCGCCGATAAATGCAACCCTCAAGACAAGGCGGCCCTCCTCCGGATCAAGAGCCAACTAGGCAACCCCTCAGATCTCTCCACCTGGAACGCCTCCACTGACTGCTGTGGTGGCTGGAAGGGTGTCTCCTGCGACACCGACACCCAAACCTACCGCGTCAACAATCTGGACCTCACCGGCATCACCCTTCAAAAGGCCACACCCATCCCTCCCTCCATCGGAGACCTCCCGTCCCTCAACTTCCTCACCCTCTCCCAAATCACCAACCTCGCCGGCACCATCCCCAATACCCTCACAAAACTCACCAAGCTCCGCTACCTCTACATAAGCCACACCAGCGTCTCCGGCACCATCCCTGATTTCCTCTCCTCCATTAAAACCCTCGTCACCCTCGACTTCTCCTACAACAAGCTCTCCGGCGCTCTCCCAGCTTCACTCTCTTCACTCCCCAACCTCGTCGGGATCACGTTCGACGGGAACTCTCTCTCCGGACAGATCCCGTCGTCGTACGGGTCGTTCTCGAGTCAGTTCACTTCGATGACGCTGTCTCAGAACAAACTCTCCGGAGTGATTCCGACGTCACTTTCGAATCTGAACCTGGCGATCGTGGACCTGTCAGGGAACTCTCTGGTGGGTGACGCTTCGGTGCTGTTCGGTGCGAAGAAGAACACGCAGAAGATCGCGCTGGCGAAGAACGGGTTCGCTTTCGATATTGGAAAGGTAGGGTTTTCTTCGAACTTGAACACGCTTGATCTGAGGAACAACGGCATCTCCGGGACACTGCCACAGAGCTTGACTCAGCTCAAGTTCTTGAAGAGGTTCAACGTGAGTTACAACAGTCTTTGCGGTCAGATACCTCAGGGCGGGAACTTGCAGAGATTCGATGCTTATGCGTATGCTGGTAACAAGTGCCTGTGCGGCTCTCCTCTTCCCAGCTGCTAA
- the LOC112792329 gene encoding alpha N-terminal protein methyltransferase 1 produces MEVVKANWAFSNRECSVIGFFRTCVSLSSGSSHRCSVSFPPNRQIRCMDAAGLDSDGREFKSPDEMWTEQAGDPNKKTLWYRNGVSYWEGVEASMDGVLGGFANVNEPDIKCSEEFLKIILSERFPADARHQPLVALDCGSGIGRITKNLLIRHFNEVDLLEPVSHFLEAARQTLGPENHMNSDTHKAVNFYCVPLQDFTPESERYDVIWIQWCIGHLTDDDFVSFFKRAKVGLKPGGLFILKENLARSGFVLDNEDRSVTRSDLYFKELFSRCGLHVYKSKDQRGFPEELFAVKIYALTTDVPKKVNRTRSKSQANRPRIIK; encoded by the exons ATGGAGGTTGTGAAAGCAAATTGGGCTTTTAGTAATAGAGAATGCTCTGTTATTGGGTTCTTTCGCACTTGTGTGAGTCTGAGTAGTGGTAGTAGTCATCGTTGTTCTGTGTCTTTCCCTCCAAACCGTCAAATTAGGTGCATGGACGCCGCCGGCTTAGATTCCGATGGCCGTGAATTCAAGAGCCCCGACGAGATGTGGACCGAGCAAGCCGGTGACCCCAACAAGAAGACCCTTTGGTACCGTAACGGCGTCTCCTATTGGGAG GGTGTTGAGGCATCCATGGATGGGGTATTGGGAGGGTTTGCAAATGTGAACGAACCTGATATCAAATGCAGTGAGGAGTTTTTGAAGATTATTTTGTCTGAACGTTTTCCAGCTGATGCTAGACACCAACCACTTGTTGCTCTTG ATTGCGGTTCTGGCATTGGCAGAATTACAAAAAATCTGTTAATAAGACACTTCAATGAG GTTGATCTTCTTGAGCCAGTATCACACTTCTTAGAGGCTGCACGTCAAACTTTGGGCCCCGAAAATCATATGAATTCAGATACTCACAAAGCAGTTAATTTTTATTGTGTTCCTCTTCAG GATTTTACACCAGAATCTGAAAGATATGATGTAATATGGATTCAATGGTGTATTGGTCATCTAACTGATGATGATTTTGTTTCATTTTTCAAGAGGGCAAAG GTTGGCCTCAAACCAGGTGGATTGTTCATCTTGAAGGAGAATCTTGCTAGAAGTG GATTTGTGCTGGATAATGAAGATCGAAGCGTTACAAGATCTGACTTGTACTTCAAGGAACTCTTTTCTCGATGTGGATTGCATGTCTACAAATCAAAG GATCAGAGAGGATTCCCGGAGGAATTGTTCGCTGTGAAGATTTATGCATTAACCACAGATGTTCCAAAGAAGGTTAACCGCACCAGATCTAAGTCACAAGCTAATAGGCCCAGGATCATCAAGTGA